The following are encoded in a window of Cycloclasticus pugetii PS-1 genomic DNA:
- a CDS encoding OmpA family protein — protein sequence MRIYKKLTALFASVVLVSGCATVETESWQNCAIGGALLGGAAGAFVEGATEVGIGAVVGGSLGSLICGDEAEAVPDAEPDTDADGVVDSRDECVGTPAGAAVDSKGCSTDSDNDGVADYKDKCPNSAPGAKVNALGCVDALVLEGVNFHTASAELTDSAKAILLPIAMAHRKHYADVNLLIAGHTDSQGTDAYNQGLSERRAASVRAFMITHGCDENMLSTIGYGESKPVADNATSEGRAKNRRVEMSEKK from the coding sequence ATGAGAATTTACAAAAAACTGACAGCATTATTTGCATCAGTAGTGTTAGTCAGTGGCTGTGCAACTGTTGAAACAGAAAGTTGGCAGAATTGTGCCATAGGCGGAGCATTATTAGGCGGTGCGGCTGGCGCATTTGTTGAAGGTGCGACAGAGGTAGGCATTGGGGCCGTAGTGGGTGGTTCCTTAGGTAGTTTAATTTGTGGGGACGAGGCTGAAGCCGTACCAGATGCCGAGCCTGACACAGACGCTGATGGCGTCGTTGACAGTCGTGATGAATGCGTGGGTACGCCAGCAGGGGCAGCTGTTGATAGTAAAGGTTGTAGCACAGATAGTGATAATGATGGGGTTGCTGACTATAAAGATAAGTGCCCCAACTCTGCACCTGGTGCGAAAGTAAATGCATTAGGTTGTGTGGATGCTTTAGTTTTGGAAGGCGTTAACTTTCATACGGCCTCGGCTGAGTTGACTGATTCTGCGAAAGCTATTTTACTACCCATAGCAATGGCTCATCGTAAGCATTATGCGGATGTAAACTTGTTGATAGCTGGTCATACTGACTCACAAGGTACAGATGCGTATAACCAGGGTTTATCTGAAAGGCGTGCAGCATCAGTTCGTGCTTTTATGATTACACATGGTTGTGATGAAAACATGCTCTCAACAATCGGATATGGTGAAAGCAAGCCTGTTGCAGATAATGCTACCTCTGAAGGGCGTGCTAAGAATCGTCGTGTGGAGATGAGCGAAAAGAAATAG
- a CDS encoding alpha/beta fold hydrolase — protein MPFIQLEHLNVHYEHQSNGDIPIILLHGNFGSWHYWQPFLQQLPNGFQGYAPDFRGCGDSEVTSSGYDIETLSEDILQFADQLKLDKFHLVGHSLGGAVAQQLAGTNADRIITLTLVAPAPAEGMASLKNISNQGSFFSPEHIFHFLGTIGLKRKLLMTSFKKAMPRLNYNKFYLNLIVEDALKMDIKAFNGFLSTLKKWNGTHLLKHFKFPVLIMHGDLDSVIPLQPLKNMQQHIDNCRFHTFHGVGHSPQLEQPKAFNKVLTAFMEGHKIEPITEESFKKPLSLFAQLKLKLKLKRIFK, from the coding sequence ATGCCTTTTATTCAACTTGAACACCTTAACGTCCATTACGAGCACCAATCAAACGGCGATATACCCATTATCCTGCTACATGGCAATTTTGGCAGTTGGCATTATTGGCAACCTTTTTTACAACAGTTGCCTAATGGCTTCCAAGGGTACGCACCCGATTTCAGGGGTTGTGGTGACAGTGAAGTCACTAGCAGTGGCTACGATATAGAAACGCTCAGCGAAGACATTCTGCAGTTTGCCGACCAACTAAAGCTAGATAAATTTCACCTTGTTGGTCATTCATTAGGCGGTGCTGTCGCCCAACAGTTAGCAGGCACTAATGCTGATCGAATTATTACCTTAACCTTGGTTGCTCCTGCCCCTGCTGAAGGCATGGCATCATTAAAAAATATTTCCAACCAGGGCTCTTTTTTTTCACCCGAACATATCTTTCACTTCCTAGGCACTATTGGTTTAAAACGAAAGCTGTTAATGACCAGCTTTAAAAAAGCCATGCCGAGGCTCAACTACAATAAATTCTATCTCAACCTGATCGTTGAAGATGCTCTTAAAATGGATATAAAAGCATTTAATGGTTTTTTGTCCACGTTAAAAAAATGGAATGGCACACATTTACTAAAGCACTTTAAATTCCCTGTTTTAATTATGCATGGTGACTTAGATAGCGTTATCCCCCTACAACCACTAAAAAATATGCAACAGCATATTGATAATTGCCGATTTCATACCTTTCATGGCGTTGGTCATAGCCCACAATTAGAACAACCAAAGGCTTTTAATAAGGTACTAACAGCCTTTATGGAAGGTCACAAGATTGAGCCGATAACGGAGGAGTCCTTCAAAAAACCACTCAGCTTGTTCGCTCAATTAAAATTAAAACTAAAACTAAAACGTATTTTCAAATAA
- the cpdA gene encoding 3',5'-cyclic-AMP phosphodiesterase: MKKANVFSSAHCEPSSIKVLQLTDMHLMASVDDQLVGVNTEESFLSILSLAQQQSWPPDLIFLTGDLSQDGSIQSYQRLIEHLKKLGIPCYVLPGNHDTSSTLTSLFSTPPVMYQPFLHHKQWLFAFLNSETPGEEGGTLDEQEVANLQQEIDAHPAKHVLICLHHQLKPVGSQWLDSMCVANPAPLLYLIENNPSVQGIIHGHVHQSFSSTIAGSPVYSTPSTCFQFKPFSQEFAIDNIAPGYRWLSLTTSGGIHTDVIRLATTPNNLDQNSAGY, from the coding sequence TTGAAAAAAGCTAACGTTTTCTCATCTGCTCATTGCGAACCTTCGAGCATAAAAGTTCTCCAACTGACTGATATGCACCTGATGGCGTCTGTTGATGATCAATTGGTAGGAGTTAACACTGAAGAGAGCTTTCTGTCCATTTTAAGCCTAGCACAACAACAAAGCTGGCCACCCGACCTTATCTTTCTCACTGGCGACCTAAGCCAAGACGGCTCCATTCAGTCTTACCAACGCCTGATTGAGCATTTAAAAAAGCTCGGCATCCCGTGTTACGTGCTTCCTGGCAATCATGACACCTCCAGCACCTTAACCAGCCTGTTTTCAACACCACCCGTGATGTACCAGCCTTTTTTACATCATAAACAATGGCTCTTTGCATTTCTCAACTCTGAAACACCTGGTGAAGAAGGCGGGACTCTAGACGAGCAGGAGGTAGCCAACCTCCAGCAAGAAATCGATGCTCATCCCGCTAAGCATGTGCTCATCTGTTTGCATCATCAATTAAAGCCTGTCGGCAGCCAATGGCTAGATAGTATGTGCGTTGCAAACCCAGCGCCTCTTCTTTATTTAATCGAGAACAACCCAAGCGTGCAAGGCATTATTCATGGGCACGTCCACCAATCGTTCAGCAGTACCATTGCGGGTAGTCCCGTCTACTCCACACCATCGACCTGCTTCCAATTTAAGCCTTTTAGCCAAGAGTTTGCTATAGACAATATAGCACCTGGTTATCGTTGGCTGAGCTTAACAACCAGTGGCGGGATACACACGGATGTTATCAGACTAGCAACTACCCCCAATAACCTCGATCAAAACTCTGCTGGGTATTAG
- the argA gene encoding amino-acid N-acetyltransferase — translation MEDDANFIIRQFGGVKQLAKAINKDPATIYRWTYPKSKHGTDGRVPSSAMKSIIDAANELNISLEQGKHNPLPRFGKGEPIAPHQFINWFRNTAPYIHAHRGKTFVINFSGDAIDDTLFSTLMEDIALLHSLGIRLILVHGIRTQLEKKLHEHQHPSRVFQHLRVTDKLTLELAKEAAGTTHTNIEAKLSTRLANLASSGSTINIASGNFIVAKPLGIINGVDYQFTGAVRRVNNETISKTLDAGQIVLISPLAYSPAGEVFNLRSEEIATEIATEIKADKLIIMTERAEILTKKNKLIRQLTTEQAQALLTSSDNQQDDAYLHLQEAIRASQLGVKRIHLIDRNINGGLQLELFTRQGSGTLISIQPFEDARPATINDLHGIIELIRPLEEKGLLAYRPSEAIEMDINKFHVIEQDGLITTCAALYEYPDELMGELACVAVHPDYRTGERGEYLLSMIENKARSHGLTHLFVLTTQSSHWFAEKGFSPATLNDLPAEKRLRYNQTRRSMVMIKKIA, via the coding sequence ATGGAAGATGATGCAAATTTTATTATTCGGCAGTTTGGAGGCGTAAAGCAGCTAGCTAAGGCCATTAATAAAGACCCCGCCACTATTTACCGTTGGACTTACCCAAAAAGCAAGCATGGTACCGATGGGCGAGTGCCCTCTTCTGCCATGAAGAGCATTATCGACGCAGCCAACGAACTGAATATATCCCTCGAGCAAGGTAAACATAATCCCCTCCCTCGGTTTGGCAAAGGTGAGCCGATAGCCCCTCATCAATTTATTAATTGGTTTAGGAATACGGCCCCTTATATTCATGCCCATCGGGGGAAAACATTTGTCATAAACTTTAGCGGTGATGCTATCGATGACACATTATTCTCAACATTAATGGAGGATATTGCGTTACTTCATAGCTTAGGTATTCGTCTTATCCTAGTTCACGGTATCCGCACCCAGCTAGAGAAGAAACTACATGAACACCAGCACCCTAGCCGTGTTTTTCAACACCTTAGAGTCACAGATAAGCTAACCCTTGAATTAGCAAAAGAGGCCGCAGGAACAACACATACTAATATTGAAGCTAAGCTATCAACTCGTCTAGCCAATCTCGCCTCTTCTGGCTCGACCATTAATATTGCTTCTGGGAATTTTATCGTTGCAAAACCACTCGGTATTATTAATGGGGTTGACTACCAGTTTACAGGGGCTGTGCGCCGCGTTAATAACGAAACCATTTCTAAAACGCTGGATGCAGGCCAAATTGTTCTTATTTCACCCTTGGCGTATTCACCCGCCGGTGAGGTCTTTAATTTACGTAGTGAAGAAATAGCAACCGAAATAGCGACCGAAATAAAAGCTGATAAACTCATCATAATGACCGAGCGAGCGGAGATTCTCACCAAGAAAAACAAACTCATTCGCCAATTAACTACCGAGCAAGCACAAGCCCTATTAACGTCCTCTGACAATCAACAAGACGATGCTTACTTGCACTTGCAAGAAGCCATTCGCGCCAGCCAGTTAGGTGTAAAGCGAATTCACCTAATTGACCGAAATATTAATGGTGGGCTGCAATTAGAACTGTTTACTCGGCAAGGCTCAGGCACACTGATCAGCATTCAGCCCTTTGAAGACGCACGCCCCGCTACCATTAATGACCTCCATGGTATTATCGAACTTATTCGGCCCTTAGAAGAAAAAGGCCTTCTTGCCTACCGCCCTAGTGAAGCCATTGAAATGGATATTAATAAATTTCATGTGATTGAACAAGATGGCTTAATAACAACTTGCGCAGCCCTTTACGAATACCCCGATGAGCTGATGGGCGAGTTAGCTTGCGTAGCTGTTCACCCCGATTACCGCACTGGGGAACGGGGCGAATATTTATTGAGCATGATAGAGAATAAAGCTCGCAGCCATGGGTTAACCCACTTGTTTGTTCTCACAACACAAAGCAGCCATTGGTTCGCAGAAAAAGGGTTTTCTCCCGCCACCCTGAATGATTTACCGGCCGAGAAACGCCTCCGTTACAACCAAACTCGCCGCTCAATGGTGATGATTAAAAAAATCGCTTAA
- a CDS encoding histidinol-phosphatase: protein MSLAIFDLDNTLISDDSDHLWGEFLVEKKLVDGDDYAKANTQFYNDYCQGKLDIGEYLSFALSFLADHPVEKLHQWREQFIDEKIRPLILTSAQDLVEEHRNKGDTLMVITATNRFVTEPIVKLFGIPTVLATEPEFVDGRYTGEYVDTPCYQDGKVSRLTQWLADNQADLSNSTFYSDSHNDIPLLEKVTHPVAVDPDEQLKHHAIKNDWPIITLR from the coding sequence ATGAGCCTTGCCATCTTTGACCTCGACAATACCTTAATTAGTGACGACAGTGACCACCTTTGGGGCGAGTTTCTTGTTGAGAAAAAACTCGTCGATGGCGATGATTACGCAAAAGCAAACACCCAGTTCTACAACGATTACTGTCAAGGTAAGCTGGATATCGGTGAGTATCTGAGTTTTGCATTATCATTTCTTGCCGATCACCCCGTTGAAAAGCTGCATCAGTGGCGCGAGCAGTTTATTGATGAAAAAATTCGCCCTTTGATACTAACCTCAGCACAGGACCTAGTTGAAGAACATCGTAATAAAGGCGATACCTTAATGGTAATTACCGCCACCAATCGTTTTGTTACCGAACCTATTGTGAAGCTTTTCGGCATCCCAACAGTATTGGCAACAGAGCCCGAGTTCGTTGATGGTCGATATACTGGAGAATATGTTGACACTCCTTGCTATCAAGATGGGAAAGTATCCCGGTTAACACAATGGCTTGCTGATAATCAGGCCGACCTCAGTAATAGCACTTTTTACAGTGATTCACATAATGACATTCCCCTATTGGAAAAAGTCACCCACCCCGTGGCTGTTGACCCAGATGAACAACTGAAGCATCACGCCATTAAAAACGATTGGCCAATTATTACCTTGCGATAA
- a CDS encoding RNA pyrophosphohydrolase translates to MIDDDGYRHNVGIILCSQHNKLFWARRANQSGWQFPQGGMNEGETHEEAMYRELYEEIGLKPEHVEVVGKTREWVYYDLPKRYVRRDRSPVCRGQKQIWFMLRLVGEEKHITFDKTETPEFDSWRWADYWEPAFDVVYFKRNVYLSALTEMWSFLFPGITPNIFKK, encoded by the coding sequence ATGATTGATGACGATGGCTACCGACATAATGTTGGCATCATTTTATGTAGCCAACACAATAAATTGTTTTGGGCACGGCGTGCGAATCAAAGTGGTTGGCAATTTCCTCAAGGCGGCATGAATGAGGGTGAAACTCATGAAGAGGCGATGTATCGTGAGTTGTATGAAGAGATTGGTTTAAAACCCGAGCATGTTGAAGTTGTTGGAAAAACAAGAGAGTGGGTCTATTACGACTTACCTAAACGTTATGTTCGTAGGGATCGTTCACCAGTGTGTAGAGGTCAAAAGCAGATTTGGTTTATGTTACGGTTGGTGGGTGAAGAAAAACATATTACATTTGATAAAACGGAGACACCAGAATTTGATAGCTGGCGCTGGGCTGATTATTGGGAGCCGGCTTTCGATGTTGTGTATTTCAAGCGTAATGTGTATTTAAGTGCATTAACCGAAATGTGGTCTTTTTTATTCCCGGGGATTACGCCTAATATTTTTAAAAAATAA
- a CDS encoding DNA-3-methyladenine glycosylase I: MGDKTRCPWAQKPLDILYHDQEWGVPLTDEHKLFEYLILEGAQAGLSWSTVLQRREAYRELYDHFDPAIVAKYSDKKVNHLLQDERLIRNKLKIKASVKNAIAFIKTQKEFGSFSNYLWQYVNHQPLINQWERPEQVPNETDMSSRLSRDLKKRGFSFVGPTICYSLMQATGLVNDHLTTCFRHSELK; the protein is encoded by the coding sequence ATGGGTGATAAGACACGTTGCCCTTGGGCCCAAAAACCACTCGATATTCTGTATCACGACCAAGAATGGGGCGTACCCTTAACAGACGAACACAAATTATTTGAATACCTGATTCTTGAAGGCGCTCAAGCAGGCCTTAGTTGGTCAACAGTGCTACAACGACGTGAAGCTTACCGTGAGCTGTATGATCATTTTGACCCAGCTATCGTCGCGAAGTATAGCGACAAAAAAGTAAATCACCTATTACAAGACGAACGACTCATACGTAATAAACTTAAAATAAAAGCCAGCGTCAAAAATGCTATTGCTTTTATAAAGACACAAAAAGAGTTTGGTAGCTTTTCTAATTACTTATGGCAGTATGTAAACCATCAGCCACTTATCAACCAATGGGAGCGACCCGAACAAGTGCCGAACGAAACAGACATGTCCAGTCGACTAAGTCGTGATTTAAAAAAAAGGGGCTTTAGTTTTGTTGGCCCAACCATTTGTTACTCGCTCATGCAGGCTACTGGCCTTGTTAATGATCACCTAACTACCTGTTTTCGACATTCAGAGTTAAAATAG
- the cysG gene encoding siroheme synthase CysG: MDYLPLFHKLDKQNCLLVGGGSVATRKARLLLEARANVTVIAPTLSDELSQLATDQQIHHINRAFKPTDTLDFHLVICAVNDEQTNAQVSSEAWANNIPVNVVDQPQLCSFIFPAIVDRSPMTIAISSGGVAPVLSRLMRAKLETLLPQSLGKLASLAAECRQAVKDHFSNIKQRRIFWETIFNGPVAELSYQGQHEEAKKGLLQALHKAPDVATNGKVYLVGGGPGDPELLTLKALRLLQLADIIIYDRLVSNEVLNLSRRDAERIYVGKQRSKHSVPQEGINALLIKMAKEGNRVVRLKGGDPFMFGRGGEEIETLIDEGIAFEVVPGITAASGCASYSGIPLTHRDHAQSCMFVTGHLKDNTVNLDWDQLAKPNQTIVIYMGLIGLRQISEKLIERQLSGSTPVALIQKGTTADHRVIISDLLHIADKVDQLKPKPPTLIIIGSVVSLHNKLNWVH; the protein is encoded by the coding sequence ATGGATTACCTTCCGCTTTTTCATAAACTTGATAAACAAAACTGTCTACTAGTTGGCGGGGGCTCAGTGGCTACTCGAAAAGCTCGCCTGTTATTAGAGGCTCGCGCTAATGTCACTGTTATTGCTCCAACGCTATCAGACGAATTATCTCAGTTGGCTACTGATCAGCAAATACACCATATTAACCGAGCTTTTAAACCAACTGACACCCTCGACTTTCATCTAGTTATCTGCGCCGTCAATGACGAACAAACTAATGCTCAAGTCTCCTCTGAAGCATGGGCAAACAACATTCCCGTTAACGTTGTAGATCAACCTCAATTATGTAGCTTCATTTTTCCTGCCATTGTTGACCGCTCTCCGATGACCATCGCCATCTCAAGTGGCGGTGTTGCACCTGTCTTGTCTCGCTTAATGCGTGCAAAGCTTGAAACGCTGCTCCCACAATCTTTAGGGAAATTAGCAAGCCTTGCTGCCGAATGCCGTCAGGCTGTGAAAGATCATTTCTCCAACATCAAGCAACGACGCATTTTCTGGGAAACTATTTTCAATGGCCCTGTCGCCGAACTCAGTTACCAAGGGCAGCATGAAGAGGCTAAAAAAGGCTTGCTGCAGGCTCTACATAAAGCACCTGATGTCGCTACCAACGGCAAGGTTTATCTTGTAGGCGGAGGCCCAGGCGACCCTGAATTATTGACATTAAAGGCGTTAAGGTTACTTCAATTGGCAGATATCATTATCTACGACCGTCTTGTATCTAACGAAGTCCTAAACTTATCCCGTCGCGATGCTGAGCGTATATACGTCGGTAAACAACGCAGCAAACATAGTGTGCCGCAAGAAGGCATAAACGCCTTATTAATAAAAATGGCCAAAGAAGGCAACCGTGTTGTACGACTAAAGGGTGGCGACCCGTTTATGTTCGGTCGCGGTGGTGAAGAAATTGAAACGCTTATCGATGAAGGCATCGCTTTTGAAGTGGTTCCCGGTATCACAGCTGCATCTGGGTGCGCCAGTTACTCAGGCATCCCACTCACTCATCGAGATCACGCGCAATCATGCATGTTCGTCACGGGGCATTTAAAAGACAATACGGTCAATTTAGACTGGGACCAACTGGCCAAACCCAACCAAACTATTGTGATTTATATGGGGCTAATTGGACTTCGGCAAATTAGTGAAAAACTTATTGAACGACAATTATCAGGCAGCACCCCTGTCGCCCTCATTCAAAAAGGCACAACAGCAGATCACCGCGTCATCATTTCTGATTTATTACATATCGCCGATAAAGTGGACCAGCTTAAACCAAAACCACCTACTTTAATTATTATTGGCTCCGTTGTTTCCTTACACAATAAATTGAACTGGGTTCACTAA
- a CDS encoding WD40 repeat domain-containing protein: MSPFLKNIYLISLIFLLQACQYQTDVEQQWVHDKAGLLNASLSKDGSLALVSITNGVAQLIEVATNTVLHRWQHTDNNKGIIATAISANNKFAITAESNSLALWEVKSGKIIGYWDFPNITDIAISSNGQHALIGMESNKAYYFDLYYGKIIYSFKHNGFVNTVALSHNGRYAITGANDQYAKLWDLKTGELTQQWRQNFKIFNVALSDDGRYAMSNASLGKTKLWDTETGDKLSQLPMRYMTVSASQFSTDSQHLLTGRPNQRIDLWDVKTGSLLNTWMPKKDVIWGNEAAAIIALAFSSDGQYIYSETSSGIAQKWKITNK; this comes from the coding sequence ATGAGTCCTTTTTTAAAAAACATTTATCTTATTAGCCTTATTTTTTTACTCCAAGCGTGTCAATATCAGACCGATGTCGAGCAACAATGGGTGCATGATAAAGCGGGCTTACTCAATGCAAGCCTATCTAAAGACGGTTCACTAGCCCTTGTCTCTATAACAAATGGTGTAGCACAACTCATTGAAGTAGCTACCAACACCGTACTACACCGCTGGCAACACACCGATAACAATAAAGGCATTATCGCCACTGCAATATCTGCTAATAATAAGTTTGCCATTACCGCTGAGAGTAACTCCCTTGCTTTATGGGAAGTCAAAAGTGGCAAAATTATTGGCTATTGGGACTTTCCTAATATTACAGATATCGCTATTTCAAGCAATGGTCAACATGCTCTTATCGGCATGGAATCGAACAAAGCCTATTACTTCGATCTTTATTATGGAAAAATCATTTACAGCTTCAAGCACAATGGTTTTGTTAATACTGTCGCTCTATCACACAACGGACGTTACGCTATTACAGGAGCTAATGATCAATACGCAAAGCTCTGGGACCTTAAAACTGGAGAGTTGACCCAACAATGGCGCCAAAACTTTAAAATATTTAATGTCGCTTTATCTGATGATGGTCGTTATGCGATGAGTAATGCATCCCTAGGAAAAACCAAACTATGGGATACTGAAACTGGCGATAAACTAAGCCAGCTTCCTATGAGGTATATGACTGTTTCCGCTAGCCAGTTCTCAACCGACTCCCAGCACCTACTTACAGGTAGGCCCAATCAACGAATTGACTTATGGGATGTTAAAACAGGCAGCCTGCTTAACACATGGATGCCAAAAAAAGACGTTATATGGGGCAATGAGGCCGCCGCTATTATTGCCTTGGCTTTCTCATCTGATGGACAATATATATATAGCGAAACGTCCAGCGGCATCGCACAAAAATGGAAAATAACGAATAAATAA
- a CDS encoding acyl-CoA synthetase: MNLFDMSLDKNPANYVSLSPLTFLKRAADVYPNKIACIHGEQKITWAETYLRCVKLASALASRGVKKGDTVSAMLPNIPAMFELHFAVPMLGAVLHSINTRLDVKSVAFQLDHAESKAVFIDAEFADVMATAVKEAEVSPLVIDVEDATFGSRQAIGEVEYEMLVAEGNETFQWSLPEDEWQSITLNYTSGTTGNPKGVVYHHRGAYLNALNNIVTWDMGNHPIYLWTLPMFHCNGWCFPWSLAASAGTNVCLRSVLPKTIFKLIKSEKIDHFCGAPTVLTMLINTPEKHQQGIEHEVKVMTAGAAPPAAVIQKMEEMSFSVTHVYGLTETYGPCTVCAWHDEWDELPSDEQAALRARQGVRSAMLEDLMVADPETLEPMPKDGVSMGEVFMRGNNVMKGYLKNPSASDEAFKGGWFHSGDLAVWHEDGYIDIKDRSKDIIISGGENISTLEVESVLYRHPAILEAAVVAKYDDVWGEKPCAFVTLKEGENATEKEIISFCRKNLAHYKAPKYVVFGGLPKTSTGKIQKFTLREQANEIKH, from the coding sequence ATGAATCTTTTTGATATGTCATTGGATAAAAATCCAGCCAATTATGTCTCACTTTCGCCACTTACTTTTTTAAAGAGGGCGGCAGATGTTTATCCAAATAAAATAGCATGTATCCATGGTGAGCAGAAAATAACTTGGGCTGAGACGTATCTTCGTTGCGTTAAGTTAGCCTCGGCGCTTGCGAGCAGAGGGGTGAAAAAAGGAGATACCGTTTCAGCGATGTTGCCAAATATTCCAGCGATGTTTGAATTACACTTTGCTGTGCCAATGTTGGGCGCAGTATTACACTCAATTAATACACGTTTAGATGTTAAATCAGTTGCTTTTCAGTTGGACCATGCTGAAAGCAAAGCGGTCTTTATTGATGCTGAGTTTGCTGATGTTATGGCGACGGCAGTAAAGGAAGCCGAGGTATCCCCGCTAGTAATTGATGTGGAGGATGCAACATTTGGCTCAAGGCAGGCCATTGGCGAGGTTGAATATGAAATGCTCGTTGCTGAAGGTAATGAGACATTTCAATGGAGTTTGCCAGAAGATGAGTGGCAGTCGATTACATTGAACTATACCTCTGGAACCACGGGTAATCCAAAGGGAGTTGTTTATCATCATCGCGGGGCTTACCTAAACGCACTTAATAATATAGTGACCTGGGATATGGGCAATCACCCTATTTATCTTTGGACGCTTCCAATGTTTCATTGTAATGGCTGGTGTTTCCCTTGGAGTCTTGCTGCTTCTGCGGGCACAAATGTTTGTTTGCGTAGTGTGTTACCGAAGACGATTTTTAAGCTTATTAAGTCTGAAAAAATAGATCATTTTTGTGGTGCACCGACGGTTCTCACCATGCTGATCAATACGCCAGAGAAGCATCAACAAGGCATTGAGCACGAAGTGAAAGTTATGACGGCTGGCGCAGCGCCGCCGGCAGCGGTTATTCAGAAAATGGAAGAAATGAGTTTTAGTGTGACACATGTTTATGGATTAACTGAAACTTATGGCCCTTGTACAGTATGTGCTTGGCATGATGAATGGGATGAGTTGCCGTCTGATGAACAAGCAGCGCTTCGAGCTCGACAAGGGGTTAGGAGCGCAATGCTGGAAGATTTAATGGTGGCGGATCCAGAAACACTCGAACCGATGCCTAAAGATGGCGTGAGTATGGGCGAGGTATTTATGCGTGGGAATAATGTGATGAAGGGATATTTAAAAAACCCGTCAGCATCTGACGAAGCATTTAAAGGCGGTTGGTTTCACTCGGGGGATTTAGCTGTGTGGCATGAAGATGGCTATATAGACATCAAAGACCGATCAAAAGACATCATCATTTCAGGTGGTGAAAACATATCCACATTAGAAGTTGAATCTGTTTTGTACCGTCATCCAGCTATTTTAGAGGCAGCTGTTGTTGCTAAATATGATGATGTATGGGGTGAGAAGCCATGTGCTTTTGTGACCTTGAAAGAAGGTGAAAACGCCACAGAAAAAGAAATCATATCGTTTTGTAGGAAAAACTTGGCGCATTATAAAGCGCCGAAATATGTTGTATTTGGTGGCTTGCCAAAAACATCGACTGGGAAAATTCAGAAATTCACATTAAGAGAACAGGCAAACGAGATAAAGCACTAA
- a CDS encoding OmpA family protein, which yields MKIFKNLAAVLVVALFVSGCASVKTDKWQNCAMAGAAIGGAAGGFGDDHDRSDLIVSAIGGAVIGGTICALMAEEEVAAPAPEKDTDGDGVVDSLDQCPNTPAGAKVDSKGCALDSDGDGVPDYKDECPDSAPGAVVNELGCAIPLVLKGVNFHFDSAVLTDEAKQVLVQVADNYKAYHSHVALLIGGHTDSKGPAEYNLSLSQRRAEAVRAFLIAEGCDESKLTAAGYGEEKPFADNATKEGRALNRRVELTVK from the coding sequence ATGAAGATATTCAAAAACTTAGCGGCTGTTTTGGTCGTCGCATTATTTGTATCGGGCTGTGCCTCAGTTAAGACTGACAAGTGGCAAAATTGTGCTATGGCAGGTGCTGCAATTGGTGGCGCAGCAGGCGGTTTTGGCGATGATCATGATAGGTCTGATTTAATCGTTAGTGCGATTGGTGGTGCTGTCATTGGTGGGACTATTTGTGCATTAATGGCAGAAGAAGAAGTCGCGGCTCCGGCTCCAGAAAAAGACACTGATGGTGATGGTGTTGTGGATAGCTTGGACCAATGCCCTAATACGCCAGCGGGTGCAAAAGTAGACAGCAAAGGTTGTGCATTAGATAGTGATGGTGATGGTGTTCCTGATTATAAAGATGAATGTCCAGATTCAGCTCCAGGTGCTGTAGTTAATGAGCTTGGTTGCGCTATACCTCTAGTGCTTAAAGGTGTTAACTTCCATTTTGATTCAGCTGTGTTGACGGACGAAGCAAAGCAGGTTTTAGTGCAAGTTGCTGATAACTATAAAGCATATCATTCACATGTGGCTTTGCTAATTGGTGGTCATACTGATTCTAAAGGACCAGCAGAATATAACTTAAGCTTGTCTCAACGTCGTGCTGAAGCAGTTCGTGCGTTTTTGATTGCTGAAGGTTGCGATGAAAGTAAATTAACAGCAGCAGGTTATGGGGAAGAAAAACCATTTGCTGATAATGCAACAAAAGAAGGGCGTGCACTTAACCGCCGAGTTGAGTTAACAGTAAAGTAA